ATACAAAGTTTTAAGAGTTTTAGTTCATTATTTGTTACATTTTTAACTTAAATTTGTGACATAACCCTAAAAATCTTAAATGTATGAAGAATTTTTACGCTCTATTTATTTTATTGTTCGTTGCAGCAGGGAGTTACGCGCAAAATAAAACAGTTGTTGTGGACAAGGCTTGGGTAAATGAGTCTGAAGAATGGTCAGATTTTACGTATTCTGGAAAAATTGTCTTTTCGATTAATCCAAATGACCCGCCTGGAACCTTAAGTATTGGAAATTATGATTTCTTGTACGATTTTGTAGAAGGAAAAGGAAAATTCGCAAATAAAACAACTTACAGTTCTGCTCAGTTTTTAAATCCAAGAAAGGTTTCTGTAACTACCGACAAACAGGGAGTTTTAAACTCTACTTACGAAGGAACATTAATTTTTCAATCTGATAGAGATTATTACTCTGTAATAGCAGTTGTCACTATTCTTGAAAAGAACGACAGTGTTTTAGGAGTAAAAATGCGCCTTAAAGAAAGTAACAGAAAAGAATACGCGTTTAGCACAAAACCTACGAGTTAATATTAAATACAGGATTTTTTCACGTTATAAAATCCTACCAATAAAATTCCAATAATTAAAATGGATGTATTAATCAAGATTAAAGATCGAGAAGGAGTTATACACGAATTACAAGCTCCAACTGATATGGCAATGAACATAATGGAGTTATGCAAAGCATACGAACTTCCTGTTGAAGGAACCTGCGGAGGAATGGCAATGTGCGCTTCCTGCCAGTGTTATGTTTTAAATGATGTTGCATTACCAGAAATGGGTGACGATGAAGAAGCCATGCTGTCGGAAGCATTTTATGTTAAATCTAATAGTCGTTTAGGCTGTCAGATACCAATTACTGAAGATTTAGAAGGTTTAGAGCTGGAATTAGCTCCTGAATACTAAAAAAAAATCCAACTATTTAAAAAATCCAAATTCCAATACTTAGGAATTTGGATTTTTTTTAGTTCTCACTTAAACCACTTGGGTCAAAAGGCTCAAATTCTCTTTCTGCCTTTTAAGTATTCAGCAATTTGCATAATGATTTTTAGCTACATTGCAAGATTAACCAGTTTTTTTCAAATCTTTCTTCTTTCAAATCTTCTTCTTTTATCCAGAAATATAAGCGCCCCGCATCTCCCCACATCATGCCTGATTGATCTTCATTACTATCAATTTGAAAAAGTAAATTCCACTTATCAATATTTTTAGATAGTGCTTTCGCTCTTGAGTCATTGTATCCTGATTGATCTCCACAATACAATCCATTGGTTACTAATTCACATTCTAATTCCATTCCATCTTGAATATTGTCGGAATGTCCCAATATTTTATTAATAATTGGTTCTTCTCCATTTATTTGATCCATGATTTCAAAATATCTTTCATTTTCATAATCATTCAACTCTAATCCTTCCATTAAATCGCTGAAATAGTTAGGAAAACCAATTACACTTTGAAATTTTAATTTACAGCTATAAAATCTCTGATAATCTTCTAAATCTTCGGGTATTTTTTTTCTTTCAAGATTTTTCAAATTGCCTTTATAAAAGTATACTTTAGAACATTCCTTGTCTTTTGGGTCAAATCCCCAAGCTTCTCCTTCTGAGTCGTAAAAAAAATACAAAATACCTTCGTTAGGCAATTTATTATCTAAATCAAAGGATTTTATTTCCGCTAAATTTATTTGAGCTAAAAATGACATTGATTTTTCTTTAGATTTAAACCATTCTATTTCCTTTGGTAAATCAGGACAACCACCAATTTTTGATCGCCCAATATGAAGATTATTTTCATCTTCTTTCTGCAGATGAATATTTATTGCATTTTTAATTTTCGATTTTGCGATATTCCAAAACTTAGAAAGTCCATTTCTATTAAATAATTCTTTTATTTCTTTTGCGTCCATAATTTGTGTTTTTTTCAAAAATAGTTTATTCCACAGTCACAGATAACCCATAAAAAGCTAAATACTAAAACAATAAGACATTTATAAACTCAAAAAAGCCGTAACTACTTATCGTAATTACGGCCTTCTTTATAACAATTTTCTTTAATCTCAACGGATTAAACCAAACCTGCCTTTATTAAGTATTCAGCAATTTGGATCGTGTTTGTTGCTGCACCTTTTCTTAAGTTATCGGCAACAATCCACATGTTTAATGTATTTGGCTGGCTTTCGTCACGACGGATTCTTCCAACAAAAACATCATTTTTACCTTCTGCGTACAAAGGCATTGGGTATGTAAATGTATCTAAATTATCCTGCACCACTACTCCATCAGTATGGTGTAGAATTTCACGAACTTCATTTACATCAAAATCGTTTGTAAACTCAACATTTACCGCTTCACTGTGTCCGCCTACAACTGGCACGCGAACTGCAGTAGCTGTAACTCTGATTGTATTATCACCTAGAATTTTTTGAGTTTCACGCACTAATTTCATTTCTTCTTTAGTGTATCCGTTATCTTCAAAACTGTCGCAGTGTGGAATGGCATTTCTGTGGATAGGATATTTGTAAGCCATATCGCCTTGAACTCCTGCGTACTCGTTTTCTAATTGTTTAACCGCTTTTACACCAGTTCCTGTAATAGATTGGTACGTAGAAACGATGATTCTTTTAATGTTGTATTTTTTATGTAAAGGTGACAAAGCCAAAACCATTTGAATAGTAGAACAGTTTGGGTTTGCAATAATTTTATCTTCTTTAGTTAAAACGTCAGCATTGATTTCTGGAACTACTAATTTTTTAGTTGGATCCATTCTCCACGCAGATGAGTTGTCAATTACAGTCGTTCCGGCAGCAGCAAATTTTGGAGCCCATTCTAATGAAGTATCTCCTCCTGCAGAAAAAACAGCGATATCAGCTTTCATATCAACAGCTGTCTGTAAACCTACTACTTTATATTTGGTTCCTTTGTATTCGATTTCTTTTCCCACTGATCTTTCTGATGCAACAGGAATTAATTCTGTAACAGGAAAATTTCTTTCTGCTAAAACTTTAAGCATTACTTCGCCAACCATTCCGGTAGCACCTACAACTGCAATTCTCATTTTTATATTTTTAAATAATCAATTAATCAAATTTGTAACGCAAAAGTAAGTATAATAAAAGTCTCTGCAAGGTGATTCACAAAAAATAACAAAATGTTATAATTTAAACAAATTTTGAAAATATTAAAATCACTTGGGATTTCTGTATATTAGTCAAACTCTTCATCTGCCCATATAAGCCTTCTATCAATATTTGAGATACTGAGGTTCTCCTTTTCATTAATTTTTATAAGTTGGTCTGCAAATATCTGTAAGATTTTGTTTGCCTCGGCAATTGCTAATTTTAAATCTATTTTTTCAATTTCAACTATATTTACAGGAACTGGGGGAGCAAAACTTTCTCTTATTTCAATGTCAATAAAATCAAAACGAATTTTATTCTCGTTCTCGGTTACCCGCGGAAAAGGATGACCTGGATAAAAACTATTTGTTTTTCCTAATATCAAACCTTCCCATTCTTTTATATCGGCTAAGCAGCCACAACATTGAGGAAAATAAACATCAACATCATCAAGTCGTAAAACATAACCTCCACTAAAAGAGCAAGCTAAATCTTCTATTCCATTATTTTCTTCTGTTTGTTGCGTTTCAATTTCTTTATAAATAAGCAACAGTAAATCTTCGTCTGATATTTCATCCACTTTATACAGCCAAGAGCCTTTAGTATAGGATTTAAGCTTCTCAGAAAAACCATCCGCTTTATTACATAAATAATGATAAGTTTCCCATTCGTCCTTGTATTTCCAAGAAGGTCCTAAATCAGGGAGTTTTATATTTTCATTACTATTAAAAATTTCAATTACAGGTATTAATTCCACTTTCATTATTAATCAAAATTATAGATTATTTTTTTGCAAAAATATTACTTTTCCTACAAAAATTATCTATAAACCAAAAAAAACCGCCTCTTTAGAAGGCGGTTAAGTTAGACATAGTGTAGCGGTATTATATATTTTTATTTTTCAAAAGATCTCTAATTTGTGTAAGCAGTTCTTCCTGAGTTGGAGCTGCAGGCTGATTCGGAGCTGGTTCTTCTTTCTTTTTAAGATTACTTATCCCTTTAATAATTAAGAACAAAACAAATGCTACAATTATAAAGTTAATTACCGCCGAAAGAAACATTCCGTATTTTACGCCTCCAAAAGCCGTAAGATCTTGAATTTTTTCTAAATGTGCTGCTTCTAGAGCGGGTTTTAATACCAAAGGTGTAATTACGTCTTCAATGAATGAACTTACAATTTTACCAAAAGCAGCTCCAATAATTACAGCAACGGCAAGGTCAACTACATTGCCTTTCATTGCAAATGCCTTAAATTCTGAAAAAAATCCCATATCTGATTTGTTTAGTTTAACATTAAATGAATATCGAAAATACGCAAATTAATTGAAAATTCTTAACGCTATCGGAAAAATACGCGCTTTACTCTTTGCGAAATACTGGTCATAATTTCATACGGAATGGTTTTTAACGCCGCTGCCATTTCGATAACAGTTGGGCTTTCGCCAAAAATAATCACCGAATCGCCTTCTTTGCAATCGATATGGCTTACGTTTACCATTAACATATCCATGCAGACGCTTCCTACAATTTTGGCTTTTTGATTTTTAATCGTCACATACCCAACTTCATTTCCCCATAGTCTTGCAATTCCGTCGGCATAACCAATAGGAATGGTTGCGATTTTGGTTTCTCTATCGGCCATAAAACGACGTCCGTAACCTACGCTGTCGCCGGCAGGAATAGTTCGAACCTGCGAAATAATCGATTTTAAAGTTCCAACATTTTCCAAATATTTCTGTTCTGCTGGATCGTTGGAAACTCCATATAAACCAATTCCTAAACGTACCATATTATATTGTGCATCTGGAAAATTACTGATTCCAGAGGTATTTAAAGTATGTCGGATTGGGTTTATGTTTAATTCTGTCATTAATTTTGAAGACAGTTTTTCAAACAACGCAATCTGCTGTCTCACAAAATCAAAGTACTGCGGATCATCACTTGTTGCCAAATGCGATAAAATGCTTTGTACACGAACGGTTGAATTTCCTTTTAAAGTTGCAATCAATTCATCGATTGTATTGTTTTCAAAACCTAAACGATGCATTCCAGTGTCCATTTTAATATGTATTGGATAGTCTTTTAAGTTCTTTTCTCTGGCAATCTTCAAAAAAGCATTCAATCCTTTTAAGCTGTAAATTTCAGGTTCTAACTGATATTGAATAATTGAAGGAAAACTGGTCGATTCAGGATTTAAAACCATTATAGGCAGTTTGATACCGCCATTTTTCAATGAAATTCCTTCATCGGCGAAAGCCACACCTAAATAATTTACTTTATGATGTTCGAGTAATTTAGCAATTTCAAGTCCGCCATTACCATAACCAAATGCTTTTACCATAACCATCATTTTAACGTCTGGTTTCAGCTTTGATTTGAAATAATTGAAGTTATGAGTTATGGCATCTAAGTTAATTTCCAAAACGGTTTCGTGTGTTTTCTCTTCTAGAAGCGATACAATTTCTTCAAACTGAAAAGATCTTGCTCCTTTTATCAAAATGGTTTCATTATTAAAATCAAACCTTTCTATTTCATTGATAAAATCGGCTGTATTTTGAAACATAGTACTGTTAGCAAATTTATCTTTGAAAGAAGAAATCGTAGGGCCAATTCCAATTACACGATGAATTTTATTGTCTGAAATTAACTGGGAAACTTTTGAATACAATTCTTCATTCGAAAATCCGCTTTGAAAAATATCCGATAGAATCACGGTTTTTGAAGCATTCTTTTTCTGGCTTTCCAGAAAGTCCAAAGCAATTTTTAAAGATTGGAAATCAGAACTATAACTATCGTCTATAAGACTGCAATTGTGAATTCCGTTTTTAACTTCCAAACGCATTTCAACTGGATATAGTAGTTTCACACGGCTTTGAATAACTTCAAAATCGTATTTGAAATACAATAAGACCAACAGACAAGAAATCGTATTTTCTATGGAAGCCGAATCGCTGAACGGAATTTCTAAATTGAATATTTCGTCATTATATTGATATTGAATAGTCGTAATATCGTCTTGGGTTTCTTTTTTCAGAATATAAACAGAAGCTAAATCATCTGTAAAACTCCATGAAAAAAGTGTTCTTTCTGGAAGGGGATATTCGGCACAAAAATCTGCCAGACATTGATCTACCAATTTATTTTTTTGGTACACAATAACTTTTGATTTTTTGAAAAGCTGTAATTTCTCTTTGATTTTTTGTTCAGCATTTTCGAATCCTTCATCGTGAGCAGAACCAATACTAGTTAAAACACCAATGCTGGGTTTGATGATTTTTTCAAGATTCACCATTTCATTAACCGTTGAGATTCCGGCTTCGAAAATTCCTAAATTGTGTTTTTCGTTTATCGCAATAACTGATAATGGAACTCCAACTTGCGAATTGTAACTTTTCGGGCTTCGAATGATGTTATAATCGGGACTCAGCAAAAAATTAAGCCATTCTTTTACAATTGTTTTTCCGTTACTTCCCGTTAAACCAATGACTGGAATATCGAATAAATCACGATAATAGGCTGCTAATTCCTGAAGTGCTTTCAGCGTATTTTTAACTACTAAAAAGTTGGCTTTTCCCTTTACATTTTCGGGAATATATTGCACCACAAAGTTCTGAACTCCTTTTTCTATAAGTTCTGAAATGTATAAATGAGCATCGTTATTAACACCAGAAAGGGCAATAAACAAGGTTTGCGACCCGTTTTGTAAAGAACGGCTGTCGATCGAAACGTGATCGATAAAAGTGTCAGTATCAGAACCTGTCCATTCAGCATTAAAAACTGAAATCAGGTTTTTTAGGTTTATGCTCATTTTGAAATTTCTTTTTGTCAAATTTAAAAAAAGGTTTGCCACGAATCTCTCAATTTTTCGCTAATTTATTTTTAAGTTAGAAAGATGTTTAGTCATAGAAATTCTTGTAATTGCTAACAAAAACATTATTTGATTATATTTGTTTAATACCACAAAAATTACGTTTTGAAAAAAATCCTAGTTTTATTCTCCTATATATTTCATCCGATTTTTATATCGATGTATGCCACATTGTTTTACTTGTATTGTAAAGATGATATTTTTACAACGCAGGAAAAATATTTTGTCCTTTTTCAAATTTTGGTCATTACCATTATTGTCCCAATATTATTTTTTATGCTATTGCGTTCTACCGGACATGTAAAATCGATGATGCTTCCTGAGAATTCTCAAAGAAGGGTTCCGCTTATACTGCAGTGTTTTTTATATATTTTACTGGTAAAAAGAAGTATTGTAATTGTTCGTTATCCCGAACTGCATTTCTTTTTTCTAGGCGCTTTGTTTACCACCATTGCGGCATTGGTATTGTCATTATTCAAAATTAAAGCAAGTCTGCATGTGGCTGCCATAAGCGGTTTTATGGTATTTGCTGCGGGATTAAATCTGCATCTTCAAATGCAGAATCCGTATTGGTCCGCTTTTTTAATTTTAATGACTGGAGTTGTGGCTTCATCACGACTCGAGATGGAAGCACATACACCAAAAGAACTCGTAGCAGGATTATTAATTGGTGTTCTGCCTCAGGTATTATTTTTATACCTGTGGTTATAAGATGTAGAAGATCAAACCTGCATTTAAGGTTTTTAAATTCAGTTTTTCTCCTGTTAATAAAGTAGTGGAAGAATCAAACAACGGATTTAAACCATAATACACATAAATATTCCAAGTGTTATACCCTGCCGAAAGATAAGGTCCGTATTGAAATTTATTAATGTCTGGATTATTATTGATTCTGTATTTATTTTCGCCATCATCTAAAAGTGATGTGTTTGAAAAGGCATAACTGAATTTCATTCCTAAATAAACACGCCAGAATTTATAACTTTCAAAAGTGGAATTACGCCATCTAAATTCTATTGGAAGTTCTACAGAATATTGTCGGTATCGGTTAGAAACAAATTCTCCGTAATTATTAACGGCATAAACAGGTGCTCCTGCCGGATCTTT
This is a stretch of genomic DNA from Flavobacterium endoglycinae. It encodes these proteins:
- the mscL gene encoding large conductance mechanosensitive channel protein MscL; amino-acid sequence: MGFFSEFKAFAMKGNVVDLAVAVIIGAAFGKIVSSFIEDVITPLVLKPALEAAHLEKIQDLTAFGGVKYGMFLSAVINFIIVAFVLFLIIKGISNLKKKEEPAPNQPAAPTQEELLTQIRDLLKNKNI
- a CDS encoding aspartate-semialdehyde dehydrogenase, whose product is MRIAVVGATGMVGEVMLKVLAERNFPVTELIPVASERSVGKEIEYKGTKYKVVGLQTAVDMKADIAVFSAGGDTSLEWAPKFAAAGTTVIDNSSAWRMDPTKKLVVPEINADVLTKEDKIIANPNCSTIQMVLALSPLHKKYNIKRIIVSTYQSITGTGVKAVKQLENEYAGVQGDMAYKYPIHRNAIPHCDSFEDNGYTKEEMKLVRETQKILGDNTIRVTATAVRVPVVGGHSEAVNVEFTNDFDVNEVREILHHTDGVVVQDNLDTFTYPMPLYAEGKNDVFVGRIRRDESQPNTLNMWIVADNLRKGAATNTIQIAEYLIKAGLV
- a CDS encoding YwqG family protein; amino-acid sequence: MDAKEIKELFNRNGLSKFWNIAKSKIKNAINIHLQKEDENNLHIGRSKIGGCPDLPKEIEWFKSKEKSMSFLAQINLAEIKSFDLDNKLPNEGILYFFYDSEGEAWGFDPKDKECSKVYFYKGNLKNLERKKIPEDLEDYQRFYSCKLKFQSVIGFPNYFSDLMEGLELNDYENERYFEIMDQINGEEPIINKILGHSDNIQDGMELECELVTNGLYCGDQSGYNDSRAKALSKNIDKWNLLFQIDSNEDQSGMMWGDAGRLYFWIKEEDLKEERFEKNWLILQCS
- a CDS encoding bifunctional UDP-N-acetylmuramoyl-tripeptide:D-alanyl-D-alanine ligase/alanine racemase, whose translation is MSINLKNLISVFNAEWTGSDTDTFIDHVSIDSRSLQNGSQTLFIALSGVNNDAHLYISELIEKGVQNFVVQYIPENVKGKANFLVVKNTLKALQELAAYYRDLFDIPVIGLTGSNGKTIVKEWLNFLLSPDYNIIRSPKSYNSQVGVPLSVIAINEKHNLGIFEAGISTVNEMVNLEKIIKPSIGVLTSIGSAHDEGFENAEQKIKEKLQLFKKSKVIVYQKNKLVDQCLADFCAEYPLPERTLFSWSFTDDLASVYILKKETQDDITTIQYQYNDEIFNLEIPFSDSASIENTISCLLVLLYFKYDFEVIQSRVKLLYPVEMRLEVKNGIHNCSLIDDSYSSDFQSLKIALDFLESQKKNASKTVILSDIFQSGFSNEELYSKVSQLISDNKIHRVIGIGPTISSFKDKFANSTMFQNTADFINEIERFDFNNETILIKGARSFQFEEIVSLLEEKTHETVLEINLDAITHNFNYFKSKLKPDVKMMVMVKAFGYGNGGLEIAKLLEHHKVNYLGVAFADEGISLKNGGIKLPIMVLNPESTSFPSIIQYQLEPEIYSLKGLNAFLKIAREKNLKDYPIHIKMDTGMHRLGFENNTIDELIATLKGNSTVRVQSILSHLATSDDPQYFDFVRQQIALFEKLSSKLMTELNINPIRHTLNTSGISNFPDAQYNMVRLGIGLYGVSNDPAEQKYLENVGTLKSIISQVRTIPAGDSVGYGRRFMADRETKIATIPIGYADGIARLWGNEVGYVTIKNQKAKIVGSVCMDMLMVNVSHIDCKEGDSVIIFGESPTVIEMAAALKTIPYEIMTSISQRVKRVFFR
- a CDS encoding 2Fe-2S iron-sulfur cluster-binding family protein, which translates into the protein MDVLIKIKDREGVIHELQAPTDMAMNIMELCKAYELPVEGTCGGMAMCASCQCYVLNDVALPEMGDDEEAMLSEAFYVKSNSRLGCQIPITEDLEGLELELAPEY
- a CDS encoding porin family protein, whose protein sequence is MRSLFSCLFLILFFNVFAQESAKPEIKPIVKIDSLYREDQFYFSVTYNMFTDLPDKFKQNKFSLGLSGGFLRDMPINKSRTIAIAAGLGLSYQNYYQNLTISKDPAGAPVYAVNNYGEFVSNRYRQYSVELPIEFRWRNSTFESYKFWRVYLGMKFSYAFSNTSLLDDGENKYRINNNPDINKFQYGPYLSAGYNTWNIYVYYGLNPLFDSSTTLLTGEKLNLKTLNAGLIFYIL